ccctccagagacaacatcgtatCTGGACAACTTCTACTTGACCAGGGGACTGTCCTGccctcctaggcggaccgtccgcagttcacatCTTTTGACACGGCACGACAGGCGGCAgcaggcacggcggcggcggcggccgttcaccGGCGCTGGTTTGATCAACAGGAGGGGGAAAGAGGCCAGGGGGGCACAAGTGACTCACCACGAttccattcccgcggtcggttcgagcggaggatgaccggagaagcggatccacggtggagcaaagcttcaagcggctccaatggtgaccggtGGTGGCGGGGGCGATTCCGGCCGTGGAGAAGCCGGGCtgggggttggggaaggtggaggaggtgctggggaAGGTGCTCGCGCAAGGAATCAAAgtatggtggccggaggagggagatcgacggaaGGGGGCGACGGTGGCGCGAGAGCACGAGGGAAGCTCGTCTCTGGTCAacgtgaggaggaggaggaaagaaGATATGACAGGCGGGTCCCACAAGGAGGTAATATATCTGGATGTTaactgggcggaccgtccgccgcttCCTAGCGGACCGTTCGTTGTTTTCCTGGGTGTTACAATACTAAGACAAGGGTCCTATTTAGAGAAGTAGCATAGACTTATTTtgagtgctaaagtttagctcaaGTAAATAGCTCTCCAATAAAATAGTCCTTGAGCTGTTTAAATCTAAGAGCAATTTGGTCGTTAATGCACTTTCCCGATCATTTGAGCCCCCTCATCTCTCTTGCTCTAATAGGCTCCACCCAAATAGCATCCATTGGAAAGGATAGTATTTTGAGGTGTGCTATTTACAAATAGTCCTAAATATAGCTCATATGTTTGGCTTTTCTTGAGATATTTTTAGAGCTAAATGGGAGAGGGCTAAAAAATAACCAGGTCTAAAGACTAGATAAAGAGAGGAAATCCAGATCCTCGACGTTTGGGTTCTACTCGTATTTCTATTTCTATGGCATGCAGCAGCCCTACATCGAATCTTTAAGACCAGACACAGAATTTCTCAAGTCAATGCGCGCTCTAGGCGTGCCGCGGGGGCCGGATATTTTGGGTCGTGTCACTCGTTTGTTACGCAGCCATGATCTGCATCTCCTGTGGGGCCTACTGGCGGCGTGATTATCTTGGTGCCTGAAGAAGGCCCACAAATTTTGGATATCTGCGGGTCGCAATCCTGGGGCCTAGGCTGGCTTCCTGTACCGCGGTCTTCCCTCGTAGTCTCGTATCATAAGGGAACAGAGATCAAAGATTGGATGAACTAGTCATGGTAGGTCTCGCAACGTTTCCACACTAGACAACAAAGCAAGCCCGTTTATTCTTCCATCGCGATACTCATTTCGGCCCGTGCGATACTCATTTCGgcccgtgtttagttccagcgcaaaaaaattttgtgttggaatcttgctaatttgaagtactaaatgaagtctatttataaaactttttgcacagatgggttgtaaatcgcgaaacgaatctaatgatgctaattaattcagaattaatcaataattaatgTATAGTTACTGTAGtgtcactgttgcaaatcatggattaaataggctcgttagattcgtctcgcgatttacagtccatccatgcaaaaagttttataaatagatttcatttagtaccaTATGCATGTAccgaaatattcgatgtaatgttcttttttgtgtttacggggtttatgggatgagaactaaacagggcctcgaTGACCCCGAAGAAACAGGAGGCAGAGAAGGAGCAAAGAAAAGGCTCAATTCCTGTGTGTCAGAGAGCTAGCTCACTCGATATCTTCTCTGAACTGCTACTTCCATGCTCAAACTACCATCCCGGAGCGGAGATAGCTTCGAATCTGTCCCCAACGAACATTTCAGAGCATGTTCTCGTCGTTTCCAAATGTTCCTGTACTGCTGATCAAACAGGCAATGAGGCAACTTATCCCACAAGCCAACGGGGACACACACAGACGAGCATCATCAGCGTATTCGTGTCTTGTCTACATGATGTGATCTCAGCCGTTCCAATCCGTGATCCTCCTCAGCTTAAGACAATATAGCAGCGAAAAGGACTCGCATGACGACCTCCCATTAACCCCGCCCCCTCCCATTCCCTCGCAacgggccgccggccggggctgTGCGAGTACAAGTACAATGCATTGCCGTCGCTTTCCTTATCCAAAGCGAGCGATCCGTCCACGACGGGCGCGATCCGAACCAAGCATGGGCAGCGAGTGACCGGCGGCCCGATGCGATGCAGAGTCACACCACACTCTGGGGCTGGGCACGAAGGAGTGGTTAATGGAGAGGAAAGGCAAAACCTGCCGTCCAATCAAcccaaggccggccggccgggccggccgcgcgatgtgaagccacgacccgcgCCCGCGTTCACGACGCGCCACGACCCGCGCCCGACGCCGCGACTAGTGGTCCGCCCTCCTCGTCCTGGCAGGCCCGCCCGCGCGGTGGGGGCGGGTGCTAGGACACGGGCGCGCGGTACGGCGAGGTCGGTCTACCCGGCGTCTGCGTCACGGCGGCGACCGATAGGCCAACCTTGCGGGGCCGGCGGATGACGTCACCGCTCACGCTGGCCGGTGGCGGCATacaggcggcggggcgcggggcgTTGGGTGGTGGGTGGCAACGTCaacatggcatggcatggcgaTGGCGTACTGGTggaggtaggggtggtaatgggtcatgGCCCTAGTGGTCTCTTCACAGTCTAATaagatttttaaaatttttagttcaaaattacaTAAGATTAGAGACCGCCTTTTTTAGAGCCCGGCCTATagattttttagttcaaaatgttggaccCTTTGCCACCCCTAGGTGGAGCGGTTCCCGGGCTTCAATCGAGCCGGGGCATGCATGATTGTGCCTGCGAGTGCGCACGAAATCCTGTCGATGGTGGCAGAGGCTCTGCCCTCGGCGCATGCACGTTGGCGAACATGGCGCTGCCGTCGGAGACAGGCGCCGGGAACGGACAGTAGCGGCACGGACGGGCGCCGCGCATTTGCTCCGGCCACCGGAGGCCGGCAGGCCCGGACGGAGGTTCCTGCACCTGCACTCTGCACCTGCActccaagcagcagcagcagcgagcgcATGGCGCCTTGTCCCACCTGCCAGCAGCGGGACCCGTCCCAGCGTACCTGGTGGAGAGCGGAGCCGTGCGGACACGGCCTTGCCGCGCCGATAAATGCGCGACGTCGACCCCGGGCACGGCCGCTTCTGGACGCACGGGAACGGGTGCGCGTGGAAAAGGAAAATTTAAGGCGGTCGACGCCGGGGGCGCGGCGTCCACGTCGGGCCCCGCCGCTTTCGGGGACAAATGGCGGGTCAAGCAAGTTAGGCGGCGtcgcacggcacggcccggcgcggctcggcgcggcgtcCATCCAGGCTCCCTCCAGTCTCCAGCGCCCAGTCCACGCCGGACGGAACCCCGCGGCCCGGCGCCGCGTGACTCGTCGCTGCGTCCAGAAGATACCGACCCCGCCGCGCGGCGTCACCGCATCCCCGCGCCGGGCGTGTCCACAGACTCCACACACGTGCCCCCCGTGGCgctggcgcgcggcgcggccgcagcAGGGCGGGGGCGCAGAGGCTCCAGACGCGCCGCGCCGGCATGACGCATCTCGCATGTGCGCGCGCTTGCCGGGAACCGCTTTGGACGTGCGGTTGAGGTGTCGTTCGTCCCACGGGTTGGTCGCGCCCCGTACCTGCGGCCGCGCCGGGGCAAATGCCGCGGCGGCATCTGGATCGATAGGGGGGTTCGCCACAGAATGTCAGGTGCTGCTGGGTGACGACACGGGCGCTGCTCGGCGGCTCTGAATGATGTGCCACTCTATGTCTCTATCGGGCCAATCTTTCCCGCGCAGCAGTCTGCTAACATCAGACTAGAGCAGTCCTGTTCCAGCAGCGGCGGCATTGGCGGTAGCATAGCAACGAACTGGGCCTGCCCATCCCGGCATGATTCAGAGGAGCagcatttctttctttttttttacagtgTGCTCATGATGAACACAGAACACACGACCACCTCGCCTCACTGCATCGTACACCAGACTGTTGATAGCACATGAATATATACATCTAAGCATTTGGGGAGTAAAGTACCGGTATATTACAATGTACAAGGCTGCAAAACTTAGTACGTTGCTGTAAGCAGCAGCTACCTTACTGCCTAGTGACTAGCAACTGTAACTGTAAACTACTTAAACCTGATGAAGGAAGCAAACTATAGTAGAGCAGCTAGGCATGTTCTTACCGCTCTCGCCCTTCGCCGGCGTTTGCACAGCCGGCCGACCCCGCCGGCCTCCACGTCCAGAGGCGCACGGTTATTCCTTCTGGGCTGAGCTATGTCGTGTACGGTAGAGGGTACATTGTCAAGGTGATGATGTCGAGTAATTAGAACTCGACGATGAGGCTGCCGAAGGGCGACCGGTGCGGGACGCCCTTGCGGCGCTTGTTCCAGGGCCGGCAGctggcggcggtcggcggcggggtggacggCGAGAAGCTCTGCACGACGCTGCTCTTTTCGCTGCCGCCTCCGCTGCTGCCGGTGCACGAGTCCTCCGAGTCGCACCGCACGTCCTTGAGCGCCGCCCTCTTCCTGTTCttgttgccgccgccggcggcgtgcttCTTCCTGGGGCGGTATCCGCGCGACGTGCCGACAATCTGCGCCCCGTAGAAATCCAAGGGTGGTGCCAGGGTTAGGCGCGAGCCGCCTAGGAAGTAGGAACGCGCAATGCGCGAGAGTCTGGAAGCGCGACACGGACCTTGCATCCGAGGGAGCAGAAGCGGAAGCAGTCGAGGAGGCTGCGCTCGCAGACCTCGCAGGTGTTGGTGACGCCCTTCCCGGGGCGGGGCTGCGGCCGCTCGTTGAGGAACACCACGCGCGCGCTGTTGATGATGTACGTCTGCACGCCGGCGATGTCCAGCACCTTCTGTATCTCCGACACCCGGATCACGTCATGGTACGACGACCTCCGAATCTGCACCCCAGAAACAAAAACACAGAGCATGCGTCGCCGTCAGCAGGAAGCCGCAGATGGAACGGGCGCATTTGCTACCGGTTCAACAGAGCAAGCTACTCTCTCATCTTTGGATTTTTTTCCCCCCAGACGATTCAATTTTGGATGGGATGAAACTAACAACAACAATCCTAAGCGGAGGGAGGAGAGACCGAGACAGCCATTGGGTGGAAGCAggcaggggcgccggagctgccgCTTCATTCGAATCCGGAGAGGAAGGGCCCGGCGCCGGCCGCTCCAatctcgacgacgacgacgacaagaaatGCATTCAGAGCGGTCAGCTCACCTGGATGGCGTGGTGGTCGCGGTGGTGCGCGAGGCAGAGGGAGCAGAGCGCGCCGTTCATGCAGTCGAGGCAGTACATGTTGCACTCGCTCTTGTGCGCGTCCGCGTGGATCCTGCATTGGACGAAGAAGCTCGTGGACAGCAGCGGCTTCAACCACGGCGGCCACCGCTGGTTCTCCGCGCCGTCGTcgcactcgccgccgccctgcggTCGCACGCCACGAGCACGCATTCAATCCAACTTCGCCATTGAAACCAATCAAGAACCAGGAAACAGAGCAGCTGAACAACCACCACCGAGTCAAATACTTACCATGGCGCCTCTGCTCTTCAGCCCGAGAGGGGTCGCGTGATCGATGGccatctcgccgccggcgaaccgaatGCGGgcggaagggagagggaggagcagcCTTCGCGGCGAAGCACCCTGCCGGGGCCGCGAGTGTGGAGTCTTTGTAGGCAGGGACGGGGGAAAAGACGAAAGGTTTTGGAACACAGGCGGCAAGTAAACTAATATAGCAGGCGGGGTGACTCGCGAGCGCTTGACGGAGGGCGGCTCCGGGCCGTTCTTATCGCCTCGTCGCGGGTCCGGGCTGCCCCCGAACCCGGCAACATGTGTTGCATATGGCCGGGTTAAAAATCCCGTGCAGCAACAGTGGAGGAGGTCCAGCACAGTTCGAGTCGTCTCGTACCGCCTTGTATTTGTCGTGTACGTCTACACGCCGGCAGCCGGTTGGTTTCAACTGGGATGTGATGCGCTTGTGCTCATCCCATTGACAGCAACGTAATTGTTTTTTCTCGGATCCTAAACTTGAGCCGGGCACCGGATCCGAAACCAATACAGATGGGAAACAAAATAtcgcctctcttttttttaataacAGACGAATACAAGATACCATCATAGTTTATTTCCTAGTCACACTCTTTTCCACTTTATTTTCGTCTCGCACACATCCCACTCTGCCCATCTATTCTATCCATAGTGCTCCACGTTGAATTCGCCATCCCACGCCACACCATTTCCTCCTCTAGGAGATTCCATCCCGTCGCACGCATACGTCCCAGCACccccacacaaaaaaaaaaacggtgAGAGAACAGTAACCCCACGTTTCACCCCACACAAAAGTGAAAAAAAGGCCAAGCACAAAACAAAGCCCCCAAGAAAAAGTTGGCACTAACACGGCATTACCGCGGTAATGTGCGTCCCCTTTAAATCGGCGTCCATTAGCatcccccctcctccctccaccaGCTAGTGGATCAAAAGGAGGATCGGATGCATCCTTAGCCGCGCGTGCGTCCGGTCCGTCCCCGCCCCGCGCTTGCCACGTAAACTAGGGCACCTTTTTCTGGTACGAGATGCCACACGTTCTGGAAGGGCCTTTTGGCTAGTGGCCGGACTCGTGCCCCGGCCATGAATCGTgctcgtgcgtgcgtgcgtgcgcggcTCGTGATCCGGACCTGTCGTGCCGAGCGAGCCCCCGCTGTTTTGCCGTTTAAGCACTGCGAGCCCGCACCTCACCCGATCAGGCAAGTGACGGGACAGGTTTTTTTTTCCTGGCCGTCGTACGCTGTCTGGTGGCGGTTCGGTCACCCACTCCTGTAATGGCGATTCCATGGTCGGTGCGTCCGCGGATCCGGCGAGGTGTACCGTCGGGGCAAAGGCTCCCCGTGCACACGTCTGTGGAGGCGCATTTTCCATGAGCGTATGCAGTCGATTCGTTTGGGCCTCGACGGCTCGATGCGCATCCGTGTAGACTGCTGTCTGCTGTGACTGACGGAACCATGGATGACAGGTTATTACACCAAAAAGTCAGAGCGCCGTATCGGCTAGTCGCCCAGCGGTTATACGTCGCGTCATCGCGCTAGAATAGAAGTTAACCAGCCGGCCGTTCGTCCTGGGCGACAGCGACGAACCAGAATTTCGCATTCACCGGCCAATTAGCGGACGGGATCAGTAGTCTCGCCCGTCTGTGCACAAGCACACGCTGACATGCTGATGAGacaatctttcaaaaaaaaaacatgctgaTGAGACGGGAGGGTCCCGCCCGGCTGCGGAAACGAGCGGGCAAGCGTTGACGTGAAGCCATGTTTGAGTTTCGCCCTCTTTTGTGGCCCCGGCCGAGCGTAGTATAAACTTTAGCAGTCAAGATGCCGGCGTTGCTTGCGGTATCACGGCGCATCTTCTGTAATCAGCGTGCCTTGTTAACTTGGCATCAAGAAATCGCGCGGCGATCAGGCTTACGGCTCCGATAATCTGGGTCCGGGTCTTGACGAAGCGGTTCGAGATCTAATGATGATACGGCTGCTGAATACTCCTCCTGAAAAGCCCAGCTTGCCTTGTAGCGACGCCCACTGAACGTCTGAACCTGTGCGTGCAGGCAGGGATCACTGGATCTGGGCGGGTTTCCACTGCCGCGATCTGATTccggggtgtgtgtgtgtgtgtgggtgtggggggggggggggggtaggtgCCGCATTGGCATGGCATCTCCGGTTCTGGAGACACCTCGCGGCATCTGCTGGCCGAACATATGCACACTTGTGGCTTGCGGCTGCAGCTCCCGATTCCTCCGGCGCTAAGTCATTCCGCAATCATCTAGAGACGAGAAAGGTGCGGTATCCCCATCCGTCCTGCATCGATCTACCCATTCTCTGGAGGCGCCCAATCCCTGGAGGATGATCCATGGGCTCTCGGGGCTCTTCTGGGGTCTCTGACACGCCGAGGCGCGACAGTTTGCGTTATCGTGTTGGGAGGGACGCCGCCATTGCAACCAGCAGGTCCCGCCCTCTCCTTCGTCAGGGTAAAAGAAACATGGCATGGCGAGCCTTGCCGTTTTCACACAGCGCAGCGCCATCAGTTCGGTTAGCTCTCTTCTGCAATACAATATTGGAAGCTAAGATTTTGGCGTTGCGTGCAGCTGCTTTCCCTGGCGGCTGCCGGGGAACGCGGAACCGGTCGCGCACGGGcgacaaaaaaagagagagggagagagatcgCGGCGTTGTTTAAAGCATCTCAGATTGTTCGCGTCCTGCAACTTGGTCAGCAGCACTGTATTTTAGTAGCACCGCGCGGTCACATTGCGTGAGCTACGAACGCGATAGCCTTGAGAAAGATCGATCCTGGAGCCCTTGGGGCAAATTCTTTAGTGCCGCATGGCTGCTGTGGGCGGCTGGGACTAACGCGAAGATAAGCTGAAGGCGGCCGCCGAGGTGACGGCAGGCGCGAGCATGATTGATCGGGGAATGCCCATTCTGAATCATTGGTTCTGCTTCTGCCGGCGCTTGACACGTTCGCGGCTGGGTTTGGTGCTGATGCTGCCTTTGGCCTTTGGCCTTTGGGTGGGTACGTTACCTGTACCTCGCGACCCTTTTCCAGCCAGCTACTAGCCCCTTTTGGGTTTCGTAAAGTAGGTTGTGGTCTTGTGGAACGTGTGCGTGGcggactccggcggcggcggagctagaGACGGAGCTTTGCTTCTCTTGGTGGTACTACTTCCTTCCTTGGGCGCTACAGAATCGTTTACTCCTACTCAACAGTCGACGCCCAGCACGGCGTCTAAGCTAAGCTTCTCTGTTCATCGCGTGTCGCTGTGCCCGCATAGCATCACTTCCTTGCAAGTGCAAGCGTCCCTGGCAGCTTCCCCTGATCGCCCCATTCGGCGAGCGGAGTGGCGAACGCACATGCGGCTGCGGCCTTGGGATCCGACGAGTCCCCAATCCCGATGCCACCCGCCGCGCCTGTGTCTGCGCTCGCAAGGTCAGATATGCGATAGAACAGGCCATGTCATGTTAGTCGCGGAACCAGTAGAGTTCAGCTGCCGTACGGAAAGTTGATCGCGGCGAGATCGTGAGGGGACAGGCCCGCGCGTGGATCAGGCACGCCCCTCGTTCCAAGCATGGTGTCGATGAGGTTTAGCTGCACTAGTAAAAGGAAAATCATGCTGGTAACATGGTGTGCCGATGAGGTTTAGCTGCACTAGTAGACCGCAAGAACAGCCATCGCTGTGAAAACAATCTTTGTGGAAGCGTTGAACCCCTTGTTAGGGGCCGCACCTTTGTTTATAGGAGCAGGGAAGAGCCCCCTGCGTGGCTTACAAGCAATGTATGATCTTATCTTGATATGGCCAACAACTAATCCTAGATTGTTCCCTTCAAAAAAACTAATCCTAGATTGATACAACAAATCCTATCCGACTGATACAGGAGATCTCAACAACATGGTAACAAACTATCCTGGCCATATCATGGAAGATCACACGGACGCTTACATTATAGGAAAGCTAGATTCTATCTTAACAATCGCCACTAAACAAGTTCACAAGAGCCGCGAAAGCCTCGTGTACTCCGATCATTAcagtaaaaaaaggaaaatcatGCTGGCAACTGCCATACTTTGTTTAGTTGTTTTTTCCCACTATCACTGATTGCTCTTAATCATCAGGCTATTCATGTTCAGTTACACTACTGCCCTGAATACGCATTGAGCACACTGATCATAGGAAGGGTATAGAAAGGTAGGAAGAGGCAATCCCTAGCTCAGCAGTAGGAGGAAGCAAGTTTCCTGCATGGTTAGATATCCACGGTATAAATAGCAAGTTTggttgcttgatcatcatggagTCCGCCACACCTTAGTTTTTATCCATCCTCCGCCACTGCCTGTATGCCTCGAGGCATAAAGGAAGCAATATTTTTAAAATGACATGTAGAAGGCAATTGTAGATGTCAAATACATAGAAAGAATTCTCATTAAAGTTCCGTTTTAATCCACTCAGCTAATACACTAGCTGGCTAGCTCCGATTTAGTTTTG
This window of the Panicum virgatum strain AP13 chromosome 1K, P.virgatum_v5, whole genome shotgun sequence genome carries:
- the LOC120713809 gene encoding protein RGF1 INDUCIBLE TRANSCRIPTION FACTOR 1-like, producing MAIDHATPLGLKSRGAMGGGECDDGAENQRWPPWLKPLLSTSFFVQCRIHADAHKSECNMYCLDCMNGALCSLCLAHHRDHHAIQIRRSSYHDVIRVSEIQKVLDIAGVQTYIINSARVVFLNERPQPRPGKGVTNTCEVCERSLLDCFRFCSLGCKIVGTSRGYRPRKKHAAGGGNKNRKRAALKDVRCDSEDSCTGSSGGGSEKSSVVQSFSPSTPPPTAASCRPWNKRRKGVPHRSPFGSLIVEF